In Massilia violaceinigra, one DNA window encodes the following:
- a CDS encoding acyl-CoA ligase (AMP-forming), exosortase A system-associated, with the protein MAAILYTSGSTGKPKGVVLSHRNMVAGANSVASYLENTPADRLLAVLPLSFDYGLSQLTTAFSVGATAVLINHLLARDILKAVEAERITGLAAVPPLWIQIAPLPWPADCTLRYLTNSGGAMQRPTLDALRRALPNAQPFLMYGLTEAFRSTYLPPSELDRRPDSMGKAIPNAEVMVLRADGTECDPGEAGELVHRGALVSLGYWNDRAKTAERFKPVVSTHHGLTLTEMAVWSGDTVRKDEEGFLYFISRNDEMIKTSGYRVSPSEVEEVIYARDGVAEAAAIGLAHPTLGQAIVVVAHPKEGSALSPEGLLAACKPHLPAYMLPARVIISPESLPRNPNGKIDRKLLSVQMEQLFMEASQ; encoded by the coding sequence ATGGCGGCGATTTTGTACACCTCGGGCAGCACCGGCAAGCCGAAAGGCGTGGTGCTCTCGCACCGCAACATGGTGGCCGGCGCCAACAGCGTGGCCAGTTACCTGGAAAACACCCCGGCCGACCGCCTCCTGGCCGTGCTGCCGCTCAGTTTCGACTATGGCCTGAGCCAGTTGACCACGGCCTTCAGTGTCGGCGCCACCGCGGTGCTGATCAACCACCTGCTGGCGCGCGATATTCTCAAAGCCGTGGAAGCGGAGCGCATCACCGGCCTGGCCGCGGTGCCGCCGCTGTGGATCCAGATCGCGCCCCTGCCGTGGCCGGCCGACTGCACCCTGCGCTACCTCACCAATTCCGGCGGCGCCATGCAGCGCCCCACCTTGGATGCGCTGCGCCGCGCGCTGCCGAACGCCCAGCCGTTCCTGATGTACGGCCTGACCGAAGCCTTCCGCTCCACCTACCTGCCGCCGTCCGAGCTGGATCGCCGCCCCGATTCGATGGGCAAGGCGATTCCGAACGCCGAAGTGATGGTGTTGCGAGCCGACGGTACCGAGTGCGATCCCGGCGAAGCTGGTGAACTGGTGCACCGCGGCGCGCTCGTCTCGCTGGGCTATTGGAACGACCGCGCCAAGACCGCCGAGCGTTTCAAGCCGGTGGTATCGACCCACCACGGCCTGACCCTGACCGAAATGGCGGTGTGGTCGGGCGACACGGTGCGCAAGGATGAAGAAGGCTTCTTGTACTTCATCAGCCGCAACGATGAAATGATCAAGACCTCGGGCTACCGGGTCAGCCCGTCGGAAGTGGAGGAAGTGATTTACGCGCGCGACGGCGTGGCCGAAGCGGCCGCCATCGGCCTGGCCCACCCCACCTTGGGCCAGGCCATCGTCGTCGTCGCGCATCCGAAGGAAGGCAGTGCCTTGAGCCCCGAAGGCCTGCTGGCGGCCTGCAAGCCGCACCTGCCGGCCTACATGCTGCCGGCGCGCGTGATCATCTCGCCCGAGAGCCTGCCGCGCAACCCGAACGGTAAAATCGACCGCAAGCTCTTGAGCGTGCAAATGGAACAGTTGTTTATGGAAGCAAGCCAATGA
- a CDS encoding pyridoxal-dependent decarboxylase, exosortase A system-associated: protein MSVPRPQHAPLAQFEVEGDCLQIGGMPLTRLAERVGRTPFYAYDRAKLTERVELLRRHLPPEIHLHYAMKANPMPAVVQHMATLVDGIDIASGGEQRVALDTPMAPHLVSFAGPGKSDTDLSCAIAAGVVLNMESEAEMERIAVIGRRLSIKPRVAVRVNPDFELKSSGMKMGGGPKQFGVDAERVPAMLERIRALELDFQGFHIYSGSQNLKAASIQDAHEKTFALAIRLAAHWPGPLRTLNIGGGFGIPYFPGEERLDLAAVGENLKRILPDVRRDLPDTEIVIELGRYLVAEAGIYVSRVIERKESRGQVYLVTDGGLHHHLAASGNFGQVIRKNYPVAIGNRMNADERETVSVVGPLCTPLDLLADQMSLAKAEVGDLVVVFQSGAYGLSASPVAFLSHPVALEVLV from the coding sequence ATGAGCGTCCCACGTCCCCAACACGCGCCGCTGGCGCAATTCGAGGTCGAGGGCGATTGCCTGCAGATCGGCGGCATGCCGCTCACGCGCCTGGCCGAACGGGTCGGACGCACGCCCTTCTACGCCTACGACCGCGCCAAGCTGACCGAGCGGGTCGAACTGCTGCGCCGCCACCTGCCGCCGGAAATCCATCTGCACTACGCCATGAAGGCCAATCCGATGCCGGCCGTGGTCCAGCACATGGCCACCCTGGTCGACGGCATCGACATCGCCTCCGGCGGCGAACAGCGCGTGGCGCTCGACACGCCGATGGCGCCGCACCTGGTCAGCTTCGCCGGTCCCGGCAAAAGCGACACGGACCTGAGCTGCGCGATTGCCGCCGGCGTGGTGCTGAACATGGAGTCGGAAGCGGAAATGGAGCGCATCGCCGTCATCGGCCGGCGCCTGTCCATCAAGCCGCGCGTGGCGGTGCGCGTCAATCCCGATTTCGAACTCAAATCGTCCGGCATGAAGATGGGCGGCGGACCGAAGCAGTTCGGCGTCGACGCCGAACGCGTGCCCGCCATGCTGGAGCGCATCCGCGCACTGGAACTCGACTTCCAGGGCTTCCATATCTACAGCGGCTCGCAAAACCTGAAGGCGGCATCGATCCAGGACGCGCACGAAAAAACCTTCGCGCTGGCGATCCGCCTGGCCGCGCACTGGCCCGGTCCCCTGCGCACGTTGAACATCGGCGGCGGCTTCGGCATTCCCTACTTCCCCGGCGAAGAACGGCTCGACCTGGCCGCCGTGGGCGAAAACCTCAAGCGCATCCTGCCCGACGTGCGGCGCGACCTGCCCGACACCGAGATCGTGATCGAACTGGGACGCTACCTGGTGGCCGAAGCGGGCATTTACGTCAGCCGCGTGATCGAGCGCAAGGAGTCGCGCGGGCAGGTCTACCTGGTCACCGACGGCGGCCTGCACCACCATCTGGCGGCATCGGGCAATTTCGGCCAGGTGATCCGCAAGAACTACCCGGTCGCCATCGGCAACCGCATGAACGCCGACGAACGCGAAACCGTGTCCGTGGTCGGCCCGCTGTGCACCCCGCTCGACCTGCTGGCCGACCAGATGTCGCTGGCCAAAGCCGAAGTCGGCGACCTGGTGGTCGTGTTCCAGTCCGGCGCCTACGGCCTGTCCGCCAGCCCGGTCGCCTTCCTGAGCCATCCCGTGGCGCTGGAAGTGCTGGTCTGA